DNA from Rhinolophus sinicus isolate RSC01 linkage group LG16, ASM3656204v1, whole genome shotgun sequence:
CTTCCTCAGAGCCCTGAGCAGTGAAGGGTACACGCCCCCCTGGGTCTGAAGAGCCAGGATTCACAAAGGTCCTGTACCATAACTATTTCTGATGTAAGGAAGAGCTGGGCTGTCTAAGATGGCCCTGGGCCCACTTTTGCCCAGACCCTGGGTCCTTCCTGAGGCTGGTGGCTATGCTGGACATCTCCTTCCATCTGACTCTGTAACAATCTGGGCACAGCAGCACAATGTGGTGGCCGGAGGCAACCAAGAGCCGGGGCCTCCTCGCCAGACACTCTGCTCTCCACTCATGCTGGAGTAGCTTCTGACAGGCACCATTCCCAGGGCAGAGAGGTCCACTCAGTGCTGGATGGTGAACTCCGCTGGGCTCCAGCACCCACCCAGCTCCTCCAGGGCCCACTAGACAGCTTTTGACAATCTAGGCTGGAAAGACACCCAAACAGGGGAGATGCCAGCCTCGGCCTGTGGATATCAGCACAGCCCCTGCTGGCACCCAGATATGGTACGGTGACATGCTTGCCCTGGGCAAACCAGCTGGCACAGCCTCCTTTGAGGTTAAGAGGAAAGTGCACTGCTCATGGACTGAGTCTGGGAGCAGCCTCGAGGGCACGTGGCTTGAATACACTTGAATCCCTTCCTTGAAGGGCCACCAAACAGCAGGGCAGAAACAGTCCCCACCAGTTTCCAATTACTGTCAATTCTCCCTGAAAAGCAACAGCGTTTCTGTTGGCAATTAAACTACAATGCTGTAAAGCAGGAAGCCTCAGTCAGGCAGGTCCAGAGGCCTGCCAGCTCTTCTCTTACTTTCAGCATTAAGGAAGCGGATGGCCAGCAGCTCCGGTTTGGGACGCTCATCGGCAAAATCGGCGTGGGTGTTCCAGACCCAGGCGCGGTCACTGCCCGCGTTTGGCTTCAGCTCCATCATCGGCGTGACTGGGAGAGAAGCACCATGAGGACAATGCCCACACATCCTGGCCCCTAGCTCACCAGCCCTGGCCACCCCACCACAGAAAGTCCCGGTAACCAACCCACAGTCTCACTTTGTGCAAAAAAGGGACAATATGAGGTCCGCCAAAGTCTTGTGAGATCTGAATTTTACCCAAACCTCTTTGAAAATGCTCCATGTTCACTTAAAACCAGGACCATCCTAATTTTGGGGAAGGGTGGCCTGCTCCCTGACCACGACACCTTGGTGGAGGTCTCCAATCCCAATGCAGACAAGGGCTCCAAAGCCAATGTGGCCACTCACGCACGCCCCACTCCTTGGTACAACCCCCAGACCAGGGACAGACGTGGACACAACGCCAAGCCAGCCCAGCCCTTCCTGTAAAGGGCATCCATCACATGGCCGTGGCCACATTCGACCACACCATCAAGGATCTGGCCCACTGGAGGCAGGGGTGAGCAGAGGGCTAGAAGCTAGGAAGTGGGGTGAGCACCCAGAAAGGCACATGGTTAGACACCACAGAAAGTACAGCCATGGCCTGGACACCTGCCCCATCTCTGCAGGCTCCACATAGACCCATGGAGACAAGGGAAACTGGCTCTCCAAACAGAAGCACCTCCAGTGCCCTGCCAAGCAGCAGGCCCCTTGCAAAGGTCTCTGGGGATGCGGGACGATCCATGTCCAGCCCCAGACACGTAGCACTGTCTGAATTAAGAGCAATTACCCAGCTCCTACTCAGATGCCCAACAAACCCACCACTGTACAGTGCACATACAGGTGACACAGATTCCTCCCACCATTAAACACCTGGTTTATCAAGGGCCTGTGGTTTGAACCAGGCCGAGGACCCACTTACAATCCACACATAAGTGACCCAGCGACCTGTTAAGGCTCTAAGAGAAGCATGGATGTCAGGAAGACCCCCGAGAAAGGGATTCGAATTGGACTGGAGGACAAGGACCAGGCCAGAGCAGACAGGCTGGGATGTGGAGACTGGCCCAGAGGCCAAGTGGGCAGAGGCGACTGTGGTACAGAGAGGTCCCTCCCGCCCTCAGGGCCTTTGTAATCCTTCCACATTACCCTGAAGAGCAGTTCCACTCTGGTTCCTGCCCGTGGTCACCCCACGTGCCCAGACAAGAAGCCTTGCCCTGTGGGACACACATTATACCCAGAAATGCAGACATGGCCCTGGACCAGGAACCATAGCCCAGGCTTCGGAAATGCTGGCTTCCGAAGACACTCAGAGCACGCAGAACAGCCCAGCAGTCAAGAGACTGACACAGCTCGGAACTTACTGTTGCCCCTTCACAGGCCAGGCCTCATGTGGCTTTTCCCGGACCTATCCCTTCACATATGGCGCCAGGGCTGATGCAGCACACCTGCCCAAAAGCACCCATCCCACTCCCCGGTGCAGCTTCACAGGCCCCGAAGGATGAGGCAgccaccttctccctgccccactgCCCTCCTGGATCCTCTCCAGGGGACACCCTGAGGGAACAGAACACACTAAAGAAAGGGAAGTCTGCCGCCCAGGCACCTCACAGACAAATGTGAGCAGTCACACAAACGCACTCACAGACCCTCAGGCTGTGAGGTGCCTGGACACTCGGGTACCAAGCCCACACTGGGACTCTACGTCCATCCTGCCTGCTCAGAATCCACACTCTCGTGGACTCTCTATAGGTCTGCTCTGAGCTCAGGGGTACGTTGGGAAAattcatttcctattttaaattcaaaaagcACATCGTGAACCTGCACTCTATGTAACAGTGCCCTCGCAGGTGCCCAGCACAGCCCTGAAAGCGGCTGCCGGAAGACCCAAAGCTGTCCTCGTGTAGAACAGAACACACACCCGACGGGCCACCTACTATAATGATTGGCGCATATCTTCAGGGTCTTATCCCTCCTCATGAGGAGGCGGATGGTCCCTTTCTCCTTATGCTTCAGGAGCTTGACGTCGCCAGTGCCTCGTTCCTTCCATTCTGGGAGATCGTTCTCTGAAGCAAACCGGAATAGCTTTGCCCGCCTTCAAATAAAGCCATTAAGCGAGAGCTTAGACGTACAAAGAGGAACAGATATATGAAACTTTTGCTTGGAAAGAACACACATTTTCTGGGCAATAAACAAATGGCTGTACCTGATGTCTCGacaaacattcttttcttttctttgtattctaAGAACTATAAACCAAAACATCAGCAGAACAAAACAGCCCAACAAATTCTAAgcgatgataaaaaaaaatttttcagtcaCGTTTTCTAACAGATCCGACCCCTTGGCAAAGTAGCCCACGGGAGTCTGTTGGGCATGTCTGCCATTAGGGTGGAGGGGCTTCCCGGGACCGATAGGGCCACAGGGGCAGCATGGAAGCAAGTAGAAGCAAAGGACCCCTGCCCTCCTCAGGGCTACCCTTCCTTCAGCTGTGAGATACCTCCTGTGTCTCCTTGGCCCCCAGCCCAGAGGGAGCTACAGGCCTCAGCTCAGGCCACCAGGCTCTGGCCCAATACCTCACCTCCCTGCCCAGAACAGCACCTCACACCGGGCCCATGCAAGGCCCTCATCCCAGCAGTCCTGCCCTAGGGCTCAGGCTAATGCTTCCCTCCCCCACTGACCATCCTGCCCTTTTGCTCCCCATCACAGGACCCCAGCTCTGCTGGTACCTTTACTGAACAACATTCTGCTCTCCCAAACTCAATTCCATTAAGGGAGACGATGTTCTCACAAGGACACCTCCAGAGCTTTGGCCTAGAGCCCCAAGGGCCCAGACATAAAGGCCCTACTTGCTGGCTTCACTTCCCTCAGGAAGGACTGGTGTCTAGGGCACCAGGAGCACTTCCCACGTCCTGTGCAGGCAAGGAGGTGACAGCAATAGCTCCACCAGCAGTCCTCACTCTTGGGAGGAGCCAGCCCCTCGCTGCAGCATCATTTCTGGACTGAGCAGAGACCTGGAGAACCAGTGTTTTCAGGGCAATTCCACCACCCTGAGACCAAAGAGGGGTTTGCCACCTTTCCTTTCCCAGGCCTTTGggagtggtggggaggggctggtctCCCCAGTCTTAACCTGGTATCTTGGATAGATCTGAAGAGGGGCAGGCGAGTCCCACAAGCTTGGACAGGGGAAACACTACCACCTGTTACCATTAACTTGTAACCAAACCTAGCATTTCTTGCAATCCTGAGCATAGGCAACAGGCCAcaggctgggcagggctgtgacTTTGTTGCAGATATCTCAACAACATGTTGCTAGGGCAGGCACTGCTTCAAAATAACACCTGCACTGGAGCTTCTCACTGAAGGCACCAAGAAGCACActtagagtaatttttaaaagtaatcttgATAATTGTAATGCCACACACTTTTGTTCATAATTCCAGGCACTGATTTTGtgcattaaaaacataaatcagggATTCACAAGCTACAAACTGCCAAAATCCAtggcaaaaatattaataataatggtaGTAAAGATAGAGACTCCCTGTTCAACCAGGGGAAAGGGGCTGTGGGAGTCAGCCGAGACACGCAGGAAAATACACCCCTGTGAACACAGCAGAAGTGACAGGGCTCTAGGGAGTGTCTGTGCCCTCCACTGCACTGGCCATGGGGCAGCAGTGGCACCCACTAGTAAGTTACCTAATAAGTGGATTCTAACAGTAGCCTTGATTTCCACGTAGGATTAACCATCACACAAGTCTAGGCCCTTTCTTCAGCCTCACTCCAATTAAAGGTCAGGCCAAGAACTTGACACCCATGAAAACCTTAAATTGCACCTTCAACtaacaatatttatttctgaagTAACATCAGGTTACTTACATTTTGAAAAGctcctcctcatcttcttccAGCGTTTTAATTTCTTGCTCGGGAAGAGAAACTATAGGCTCAAACTGGGGGTCGTGGTTGGACTCATCTGCATTCTCGGTGGAGGTATCATGGTCCTCATGGGTGTCCTGTGGAGGGAGGTGTGGAGAGGTGACTGCTGGTAGTGAGCATGGCCCGCAAGCCAGAGTTCACCAGTGCTGGAAGTAGCCATTCGTACTGGTGAATGGCCTCACCCCAAAGCAAGAGATTAAGCCCACAGCCTTTCACACTAGGAAAGGTTTGCATGTACGGCCACGTCCAGCACACAGTGAGACGCTGGACTTCAGCACCGTCCCCCCAGATGCATCAATCATATTTGACTGGGGTGCCTAAAACTCAGCCACCTATTGGTGGAATGGCCTGAGAGAAACTGCCCCATCTCTTTGAGCCCccgttttctcatctataaaatgtggatagtGATACTGCCAGCTGAAGATCAAAGGACACAATGAAGGAAGAATTGAAGAGGGCCTCAAAGACAATTTCACCCTTAAAGCAAAAAACAACCCTAAGAGTTTTTACTGGCTCAGAAAAATCTGTGCTCTTGCTTACTAGAAGAAAAAGTTGGGACTGCTAGTTTTACACAAAATTCACAGTTCTGTCAGCACCTTTATGTTGCTTCAGAAGCCAAGTTGGTAAGTcaaaagaaatcatacaaataaAAGCCATAAAATGCTAGTCCAGTTTAGAGAACTAGAGAGCACAAAGGATCTTATGTTAGAGCCAAGTATTACAGGACGCGTGGCTTGGTGAGCTATAAAGCCAAAAGAAACCAGGGCAGTTCACTACCAGACGTAAGCcgaaaaagaaaagataagccTTCGCTGCTTTCCTTGGTTGGACAGCACTGCGGCTCAGCCGCAGCCAGCTCACCCAAGCAGCCACCACGCAGCCAACAAAGCCGTCCCCTCCCTGGGTCGGCGCGTCCAGTACCCGTCCACCCCGCTGGAACGCGAGAGGTCCTGCCGCAGAGGCCTGGGGCGGATCGAGACTAGGACAGAATGAATGAAGTGCTGCGCAGATGATGGGAAGGAGGGATGCATGGTCTTGGTAAGAAGCCCGCAAGTGGGCCGAGCAGAGGAAACCCGCCACCCGCCCTGCGTCCCTGGCAAGCGGTGAAAGGAACGCGAGACCAAGAAGTTGGGGCGGCGGGGCCGCCCCACGTCCTGATGGAGCTCGGCCGACCACCCGGGGCCGCCCCAAGGTCACGCGGGCACCCCGCAGCCCCCGGACACGAGCCCGCGCCCCCAGGCCCCAAGCGTCCCAGTCTCGAAGGCCTCGAACCCCCAGGCCGCGCTTCCCACAGCCCTACCCCGCGCCACCGAGACCCCAAACGCCGAGACCGCAGGCCAGCGGAGgttggcggcggcggcgcgggtcGCCCACGTGGCCGCCAATAGCGGCCTCGGCCCCCCGGCCCCCGCCCAGTTCCTGCCCGGGCCCAGCCGCACCTTGGCGGCCGCCATGgaggcgcggcggcggcggcggcggcggctcggCTGGCTTGGTCGTCGCTGGCTCCGCGGCCTCTCTGCGGCTAGTCGTAGTTCCTTCCCTCCGCGTCTGGCGCCGGCGCCTCCCGCCCGCCCGCAGTTCCCTCCGCCCCGCGACCCGaaccctgacccctgaccccagcGGCGGGAAACGCGCCGTGATTCAAAACCAGTGCAGCTTTATTGGCTCAGGCGACGGACAATCTCATTGTCCGGCCCGCCCCGCGCTTCCCGCCAAAACGTCCGCGGCGCATGCCTGGCCCGCCCGGCAGCTAGGGGAGCGTGAACTCCCGGCGGCCTTCGCGCGCACTTCCGCCCCACGGCTGCGCGCACCCCTCGAGCTTTCGGAAGCAGGCGCCAGACACCGGGGTCGGTGCCGGCGCACAGCGATGACGTTGACGGAAGCTAGGATAATAGACACGCGCCACCTAGTCTGCACGAACTGGCCGACGGGATCGCTGCCGGCGGGGAGAGCGGCGTGCGCGGGGCCTCTGGCGGGCGGGAGGCGTACCCCATACCCGAGACCGTGGACCTGAGCACCTAGGGTTCGAGTCCCACCCACTCCCTCACGGGGCGGGACCGGGGGCGGTCTCTCGGCGCCGCTCCCATGCTCTGAGCGCCTTCTGTGCGCCAGGCCCAGGCGGCACTTGTGAGGCTTCCAGTCCAGGCCTTGGACGAACTGGACGATGAATGATAAACTCGACAACGAAGTGAAGTGAAGGGAGATCCTAGCAAGAGACGCGGGGCCGAGATGGCGGACTGCGTgggaggggatggaggtgggggagaggtaGGAAACCCGTGGGCATGGGGAGTTGagctgggagaggaagggagtgggggtAAAAAGGGGTAAGGCTGGGTGTTGGATGCAGTAATGGAGGTTTGGGTGTGGGGCCGGGGAGCCTGGACGGTCAGCCCTCATCCTAGCCCTTCCTGTGTCCACACAGGGCCCGGGGCCAATGGAGGGCTGCGACCAGGACAGCAGCAGTGCTCTGGGCAGCCCTGCAGCCCCCGCCCctcagaaggagaaggaggaagagggggctGAGGCGGCTGCAGAGTCAGGGCCTCAGCCTGGGCTTTACAGCTACATCAGGGACGACCTATTCACTTCGGAGATCTTCAAGTTGGAGCTGCGGAACGTGCCACGCCACACCAGCTTCAGCGATGTGCGGCACTTTCTGGGCCGCTTTGGTCTGCAGCCCCATAAGACCAAACTCTTTGGGCAACGTCCCTGTGCCTTTGTGACATTCCGCAGTGCCGCCGAGCGGGACAAGGCCTTGCGTGTGCTGCACGGTGCTCTCTGGAAGGGCCACCGTCTCAGCGTGCGTCTGGCCAGGCCCAAAGCTGATCCCATGGCCAGGAAGAGGCAGCGTGAGGATGAGGGtgagccaccagccacatgtgtgGCCGATGTGGTGACTCCTCTTTGGACCGTGCCCTACACAGAGCAGCTTGAGCGGAAGCGGCTGGAGTGCGAGCAGGTGCTGCAGAAGCTCGCCAAGTGAGTATGGGCACGGTCACTTCTTTGGCACTGGAGCTCTGCTCAGCTCCATGTTCACTCAAGCCCATCCTGTGCACTGTACAGACACTATCAGGGTCTGCACATTGTCTTGGTGAGCTAACCAGTAAGACCCCCGAGTTACCAGTGGGGATAATGAGGTCCCAAGGGAGGTTCTGGGTGCCTGCGTATTTGGAGAGTGATTGGAGATGGGTTGGGAGCAGCAGGCTGAGTCTAACCCCGGCCCCACCTCACCCTGCAGGGAAATTGGGAGCACCAACCGTGCCCTGGTGCCCTGGCT
Protein-coding regions in this window:
- the RANBP1 gene encoding ran-specific GTPase-activating protein isoform X2, whose protein sequence is MAAAKDTHEDHDTSTENADESNHDPQFEPIVSLPEQEIKTLEEDEEELFKMRAKLFRFASENDLPEWKERGTGDVKLLKHKEKGTIRLLMRRDKTLKICANHYITPMMELKPNAGSDRAWVWNTHADFADERPKPELLAIRFLNAENAQKFKTKFEECRKEIEEREKKAGSGKSEKVAEKVAEKLEALSVKEESKESEDETKEKAEEKQ
- the RANBP1 gene encoding ran-specific GTPase-activating protein isoform X1 — translated: MAAAKDTHEDHDTSTENADESNHDPQFEPIVSLPEQEIKTLEEDEEELFKMRAKLFRFASENDLPEWKERGTGDVKLLKHKEKGTIRLLMRRDKTLKICANHYITPMMELKPNAGSDRAWVWNTHADFADERPKPELLAIRFLNAENAQKFKTKFEECRKEIEEREKKGSGKSEKVAEKVAEKLEALSVKEESKESEDETKEKAEEKQ